The Streptomyces sp. NBC_00483 genome contains the following window.
CTGCAGCCCGGTGAGGACCTGGACGAGCGTGGACTTGCCCGCGCCGTTGCGCCCGACGAGCGCATGGGACTCGCCCGCGCGCACGGTGAGCCGGCCGTCGGCGAGGGCGACCGTGGGCCCGTAGCGTTTGACGATGCCGCGGGCCTCGACCAAGGGCGGGGTGGCGGCGGTCACTTGACCGTGTTTCCCCACAGCTCGGAGTCGTCGACGTTCTTCTTGGTGACCAGCGGGGCGGGCAGTTGGTCCTCAAGGGTGCCGCTGGGCAGCTTCACGATCTTCGAGCCGTGGTCGGTGGGCCCGGGCTTGAACTTCTTCCCCTGCATCGCCGCCTTGATGTAGTACATGCCGTACTTGGCGTACGTGTCGGCGGGCTGCGAGACCGTCGCGTCGATCTGGCCCTTGCGGATGGCGGCGAACTCCTGCGGGATGCCGTCGTTCGACACGATCGTGATGTGCTTGGCCGAACCCGCCTTCTCCAGCATCCCCTTGGACTTGAGGGTCTGCAGCGTCGGCGCGAGATAGACCCCGCCCGCCTGCATGTAGATCCCCTTGATGTCGGGGTTGGCGTTGAGGAGGGTGTCGAGCTTGGACGCGGCGGTGTCCGACTCCCACTTCGCCGGGATCTCCAGGACCTTGAGCTTCGGGTATTTGTCCTTCACGCAGTCCCGGAAGGCCTTGGACCGCTCGCGCCCGTTCACCGACGCGAGATCGCCCATGATCTGGACGACCTTGCCGGACTTCACGTGGTCGCCGAGGTACTCGCAGGCCTTCTTGCCGTACGCGACGTTGTTGGCCCGTACGACCATGGCGACCTTGCCCTTGTCGGGCGCGACGTCCACGGCGACGACCGGCACGCCCTTGCGCTCGGCCTGGTCGAGCCCGGCGCCGATGGCGGCGCTGTCGAGCGGCGCGACGACGAGGCCCTTCACGCCCTGGTTGAGCTGGTTGTTGATGTCGGTGATCTGCTGCGACGGGTCGCTGTTGGAGTTGACGGTCTTCAGCGCGTCCACACCCTCGGACTTCGCCATCTTCGGCACGTAGTCGTTGTACGACTGCCAGAACGGCGAGGTCAGCAGCGGCAGGATGACGCCCACCTTGCCCTTGCCGTCACCTGCTCCGCCGCCACCGCCCGCGCCGGACGCGGTGTCCTTGGTGCTGCCGCAGGCGGCGAGGGCGAGGGCGGCGCAGCCGAGCAGGGCCACCGCGCCCAGCCCCCGCCTTCTGGAACTGCGGGCGCGCGAACTGCGAGCGCGCGCCGCGCTGTTCCCCCTGGTCGTTCCCTTCGAGTCCATCGTGGTGCCAGTCATCGGACTGCTCCTCGGCTCCTGAAGTCATGGGCGCGGTCGGCCCCCGCCCCTCCGGTTTCCGGCCCGCGCCGAGATATTTATCAGACCACTTCGGGGCCCCAACACCCTTCGTAGGCAAGTTTTCTCGGTATTTACGCCCTCTGGTGCCGCGAAGAGGTCCGACTTCCTCGGTAGTGGTCCGACCACTTGGCTGGTTACACTGCGCGGCATGCAGAAGGCCACCGTCACCCAGCGGGCCATCGACCAGCTCAAGGCGATGATCGGCAGCGGCGAGCTCCAGCCGGGCCAACGGCTGCCCACCGAGCGGGATCTGGCGGTGCAGCTCGGCATCTCGCGCAGCTCCATGCGCGAGGCGATCCGGGCGCTCACCGTGCTCGGCGCCCTGGAGGCGCGGCACGGATCCGGCATCTACGTCACGCAGTTGGAGGCCGGTGACCTACTGGAGACGTTCGGGGTCGTCGCCGACCTGTCGCGCGGGCCCCGGCTCGTGGAGCTGCTCGAGGTGCGCCGCATCCTGGAGTCGACGGCCACGGCGCTCGCCGCGGCACGGATCACACGTGCGCAACTCGCCGAGGTCGAGGACCACTTGGCGGCGATGGAGGCGACGGACGATCCGGAGGAGATCCTCTCCCACGATCTGGCGTTCCACCGGACGATCGCCGCGGCCGCGGGCAACGACACGATGGCGGCGATCCTGGAGGGTCTGTCCTCCCGGACCTTCCGGGCGCGGGTGTGGCGCGGCTATGAGCAGGAGGGGGCCTTCGAGCGGACCCGTCGCGAGCATGCGCGGATCCTGCGGGCGCTGACGGCGCGGGATCCGGAGGCGGCGCGGGCCGCTGCCGCGGCGCATGTGGGTGAGGTGGAGGAGTGGTTGCGGGGGCAGTTGGGCTGACGCCCCCGGTCGGGCGGGGTTGACGCCGCGGGGCTCTGCCCCGGACCCCGCGCCTCAATCTCCCCCAGCCAACGCTGGGAGGTGCCCCCTGCGGGGCTTGAAATGACGAGACTCAGTCGCCGACCGGGCCAGGTTTGCCGACAGGACTTGAGACGGTCGACCCGGACGCCAGGGAGGAGGCGGTCGGTCCGGCCGCCGCCAAGCTGATCGACTTCTTCGGCAAGCATCTCTGATCAGGCCCGCCTCTGATCAGGCCCGCCTGAAGCCCGGAACCGAAGGCCCCACGCCCACCGCGGGTGTGGGGCCTTCGCGCGCGCTCACTCCGAGGCCGCGACCTCCAACGCCGTCAGCAGCAACTCCAACGCCACCTCGAACGAACTCCCCGCCATCAGCGGCAAGTGCTCGCGCGCAGCACCGAGTTGGGGATGCGTCTCGGCCGACAGGTTCGCGTACTCCCCCGTCCACGCCCGGTCGTCCGCCTCCCGCCGCTCCGCGGGCAGCGCCAGATACGCGGCGTCGAGGGCCGCGTGGCCGAGGACGGTGTCGACGAAGGCGGAGTAGTGCCGCACCGCGTCCTCGTCCCCGAAGCCGGCCCGCTTGAGCAACCCGATCCCCGCGTCGACGGCCCGGAACTCGTGCGGACGCCGCGTCACCCGGTACGCCGCGAGCGCCGCCACCCGCGGGTGCGCGCGGTACCCGCGGTGGATGCGCAGGCCGAACTCGCGCAGCCCGTCGCGCCAGGCCATCCGCTCGGGGTGGAAACCGTCCATGGCCTCGCCGATGAGCCGGTCGGAGACGGCGAGCAGCAGGTCGTCCGTGCTGTGGAAGTAGCGGTACAGCGCGCTCGGGTCGCAGCCCAGGGCCGCTCCGATCCTGCGCACGCTCAGCGCATCGCCGCCGTGCTGCCCGACCAGGCGCAGCGCGCAGTCGACGATCACGTCCTCGGACAGCAGCACCCCCGACCTTGTCAGCTTGCGGCGCCGCCGCTCCACCGGGATCCGCCCTTCCGGCACGGCCCTCTCCCCTCCGTCGCCCGACGCGTCCCGCTTATGACAACACCATTGACGCAAGCTGACAAGGCCGATTTGATCGCGGTCGCCGCCCCCTCGCCGCCCCTCGCGCACCTCCCACCCCCTTTCCGTCCCCGCCTCCCCGGCCATCAGGAGATCGATCATGAGAAGCGAACCACCGGGCCTGCGCCGCTCCCTCGGCCTCGTCGACGGCATCGCCATCGCCGCGTCCAGCACCGCCGCGACCACCAGCATCGGCATCGGAATGGGGTCCCTCGCCGCGACGGTCGGGCTGCACGCGCCCGCGGTCCTGCTCGTCGCGTTCGTGCCGATCCTGGGGATCGCGGTGGCCTACGCGCGGCTGAACCGCCAGGAGCCGAACATGGGCAGCGGCTATGTATGGGTGGGCCGTTCGCTCGGCCCCTGGCTAGGCTTCCTCACGGGCTGGGTCACGCTCGTCGGCACGCTGATCTTCATGGCGTACACGAGCGCGGTGACGGGCTCGGTCTTCCTTCAGTTCGCCAACAAGGCACATCTGCATACGGTGTTGGGGATCGACCTCGACCCGAACTCGACGGCACTTTCGACCGTCGTCGGCCTGCTCGTACTCACCGCCGTCACCGTCACCGCGGTCACCGGCGTCCGCAAAGCGACCCGCCTCCAGGCGTGGCTGCTCGTCTTCGAGTACGTGGTGCTGCTCGGGTTCTGCGGCTGGTCCCTGGTCACCGGCGAGCACGCCTTCCAGTGGTCGTGGTTCAACCCGTTCGACATCCACGGCGGCACGGCCTTCGCGCAGGGCCTGGTCCTCGCGGTGTTCTTCTTCTGGGGCTGGGACGCGGCGTTCACGGTGACCGAGGAGACCAAGGACGTGCGGGACGCGGGGCGCGGCGGACTGATCGCCCTGTTCGCGATGCTCGCGCTGTTCCTCTACGGTTCCGTGGCCTTCCAGCGCGAGATGTCGCTGCCCGAACTGGTCGAGCAGGGCCCACAGGCCCTTACCTATCTCGGCGCGAAGCTCGCCGACGAACCGGTGGCCAGCCTGCCGCTGCTCGCGCTGCTGTTCTCGGCGGTGGCGTCCCTCCAGGCCAGCGTGATCCCGACGGCGCGCGGGCTGCTCGCGATGGGCCGGGACCGCACGATGGGCCAGGTGTGGACGCGGGTGAGTCCCCGCTACGGTTCGCCGGCCGCGGGCACCGTCGTCGTGATGTCGATCGCGGCGGCCGTCGCCCTGCTCGCCTTGGCGATACCGAAGTTGAACGAGATGATCCTCGCCGCCGTGAACTCCATCGGGCTCACCGTCGCCCTCTACTACGGCCTCACGGCCCTCGCCTGCTCGGTCCGTTTCCGCTCACTGCTGCGCACAGCGCCCCGCGAGGCGGTGCGCGCGGTCCTCGTGCCGGGGCTCAGCGCACTCGCGCTGCTCGGCATCGGGGCGTACCTGGCGTACTCGTACGCGACGATGAGCGACCACTTCGAACTGTCGCCGGACAACGGCTGGTTCATGCTGGCCGTGCCCGCGGCGATCGTCGTGTCCGGTCTCGTCATGGCCGCCGTCGCCAAGTACGGGCGCCGCTCCCCGTACTTCAGGACCGGGCGCGGCACGGACGCCGACGCCGTCGAACTGGCCGGGCCGACGGCCAACTGACCGCCCTCTCGTAACACCCGCACATGTACTAGGAGTTGAAAACATGTCCACACCCGCCGACCTCGTCTTCACCGGCGGTCCCGTCCACACCGGCTCCCCCGCCCGCTCGCGCGCCACCACGGTCGCGGTGCGGGGCGAGCGGATCGTCGCCGTAGGCCACGACGAGGTGCGCGAGTTGATAGGCCCGCGCACCGAAGTGGTCGACCTGGCGGGGAAGTTGCTGATCCCCGGCTTCCAGGACGCGCACGCGCACCCCGTCGGGGCGGGCATGGAGATGGGCCAGTGCGATCTGAGCGGCTCGACGACGCTCGCCGCGTACCGGGAGCGGATCGCCGCGTATGCGAGCGCGCACCCGGACGCCGAGTGGATCACCGGGGGCGGCTGGGCGATGGAGGCGTTCCCCGGCGGACTGCCGACGGCGGCCGAGCTCGACGCCCTGGTGCCGGACCGGCCGGTGTATCTGGTCAACCGCGACCACCACGGCGCCTGGGTCAACTCGCGTGCCCTGCGGGCCGCGGGGATCGACGCCCGTACCCCCGACCCTTCGGACGGCCGCATCGAGCGCGACCCGGACGGCACGCCGACGGGCATGCTCCAGGAGGGCGCCGCGAACCTCGTCGGCCGTCTGCTGCCTCCGGTCACCCGCGAGGAGAAGATCGCGGGCCTGCTCCGCGCCCAGGAGCACCTGCACTCGCTCGGCGTCACGGCCTGGCAGGACGCCATCCTCGGCGACCACGCCAACCTCACCGACCCGACGGACGCGTATCTGGCGTGCGCCGACGACGGGCGGCTCACCGCGCGTGTCGTGGGCGCGCTGTGGTGGGACCGCGCGCGCGGCACCGAGCAGATCGGGGAACTGCTCACCCGGCGCGAGGCCGGCACCCGTGGCCGGCTCCGCTCGACGACCGTGAAGATCATGCAGGACGGGGTGGCTGAGAACGGCACGGCGGCGCTGCTCGGCCCGTATCTCGACGGCTGCGGCTGCCGGTCGGACAACAGCGGGATCAGCTTCGTACCGCCCGAGGCGCTGAAGAAGTACGTGACCGAGCTGGACGCCCACGGTTTCCAGGTGCACTTCCACGCGCTCGGCGACCGGGCCGTCCGCGAGGCACTCGATGCCGTGGAAGCGGCACGGGGGGCCAATGGTTGGACGGATACCCGCCCGCACCTGGCTCACCTTCAGGTCGTGCACCCCGATGACATCGGCCGGTTCCGGGAACTGGGCGCGACGGCGAACATGCAGGCGCTGTGGGCCGCGCACGAGCCGCAGATGGACGAGCTGACGATCCCGTTCCTCGGGGCGGAGCGCTCGGCCTGGCAGTACCCGTTCGCGGCGCTGCTGGGGGCGGGGGCGACGCTTGCGGCGGGCAGCGACTGGCCGGTGAGCAGCCCGGATCCGTTGCAGGGGATCCATGTCGCGGTGAACCGGGTGCTGGCGGATGCGCCTGCGGGGACGCCGGTGTTCCTGCCGGAGCAGCGGATCGGGCTGGGCGATGCGCTCGCGGCGTATACCTCCGGTAGCGCGTACGTGAATCATCTTGACGCGGATACCGGGGTCATCGCGGGCGGGTGCCTCGCAGACCTCGTGGTCCTTGACCGGGACCCGTTTGCCGGGCCCGCGACGGAGATCGGCGCGACGCGTGTCGAGCAGACCTTCGTCGGGGGTCAGCGAGTGTTTGCCAGTTGACGCCCAACGGGGCTGGGGCCTCGGGGCTCTGCCCCGGACCCCGCGCCTCAATCGCCGGCGGGGCTTGAGAAACCCGACCCGGCGTCAGTCCACGCTGGGCAGAATGTGCGGCTCCGCAAGATCGTCCTCGTAACCCGCGAGGCGAATCGGCGCCGACCTCGCCCAGACGTCGAGACTGCCAAGCTTCTCCGGCCTGCGTCGGCCGGCCCGCTCGGCTCGGTCCTTCGGGCTCTGTTCGCGATTCGTCTTCTCTGGTGTCACCGCGCACTCCTTGTGTGTCGGGTAACCCGCTTCGGCGGTCCGTCCCTGCGTCGCGCGGGGTCCGGCGCCCGATCGGGCTTGTGTAGAGGGCCAGTTCGGGCGCGGTGGCGCCGGTTGTCGCTCGTTGGGTCGGCCGTGGTTCTCGGTCTGTCCCTGTACGGCCACCATGGGTCGAGGTGTCGGACCCACTTGCGGTAACCGTGCGGCTACAGCCTAACCATATGAGCGGGGGTCCGCTCACTGGGGCTGGAATCTCTGGGTCTTTCGGAGGTCGCCTGGCGTTCATTCAGCCATGGACACCCGTCCAGGCGCGAAGGGTTTTCGCTCGTACGGGGGCACTTCAGGACATCACGGCGTGTCGCCAGGTGGTGTTGACGCGGCCCCAGGCGTCACCCGGGGCCGACGAGGCGCGTGGGACGGGGCGGCCGACGCCGAAGATTGGCGTCAACTCGCCCCCTGCCGCCGGAGGCTAATCGCTCTCGACCGGAACGTTCGCTGCTCGCCCGCGCAGGGTCCGTACAAGGAAGAACGCCCCCACCAGCACGACGACCGCGACCAGGACGAGCAGGTCCGGGACGCGGTCGCCCATGCCGCGCGCCCACTGCTCGGCGGCGAACGAGTTGTCGACGTCGAGGAGTCCGGGAAGCGCCGTCGTCCCGTCGAAGACCAGAAACAGCGTGCCGAGCGCCAGGAAGAACAGACCGGAAGCCAGCGACGTCGAGTGCGTTTCGAAACGGCCGATGCGGACCGGACGGCCGCGCAGCCACCGCTTCCCGCCAAGGTCGAACCGTTCCCACAACAGCGCGAGCAGGAACAGCGGTACGGCCATGCCCAGGGCGTACACCGCGAGCAGCGCTCCGCCGTACACCGGGTGCCCGCCGAGCGCCGCGACCGTGAGGACGCTGCCGAGGATCGGTCCCGCGCAGAAGCCGGCGAGGCCGTAGACCGCCCCGAGCGCGTACACCGACACCGCGTTGGTGGGGCGGATGCGGCCGGAGAGTTCCGACATGCGGCGGGAGGCGAAGCCGCGTCCCGCGATCTGCAGCACCCCGAGCGCGATGATCAGCCAGCCGCCGATGGAGACGAGCAGGTCACGGTTGCCGTAGAAGAATCGGCCCGCGTACGAGCCGGCGGCGCCGAGCGGGACCAGGGTGGTGGCGAGCCCGAGGTAGAAGACTCCAGTGCGGGCGACGAGCCGCGTCGGGCTGTCGATGGAGTACGCGAAGAACGCGGGCAGCAGCAACGCGCTGCACGGGCTGAGCAGCGCGAGCAGGCCGCCGAGGAATGCCGCGAAGTAGCCGATGTCGCTCACTTGCCGCCGCCGGACTTCGCGGACTGTTCCTTCGCGGACCGGTCCTTCGCCGCCTCGATGGCCTGCTCGAAGGCGGCCTCGGGCTGCGCGCCCGCGATGGGCTGGCCGTTGATGAGGAAGGACGGCGTGGAGGTGGCTCCGAGCGCGTACGCCTCGTCGCTGTCCTGCTTCACCGCCGCCTGCGCCGCCTTGCCTGCGCGGTCGGTGCGGAACCGGTCGAGGTCCTTCACCCCGGCCTCGCGGGCGAGCGCGTCGAGGCGGTCCGCGCCGAAGCCCTTGTCCTTGGCGCCGTCGGCGTACGCCGCCTTGTGGAACTGCCAGAAGCGGCCCTGCTGTCCGGCGGCCCACGCGGCGCGCGCGGCGGACTGCGAGTCGGCGCCGAAGATCGGGAAGTTGCGCCACTCGATGCGCAGCGTGCCGTCGTCGACGTACTTCTTCACCAGGTCGGGTTCGGTGTCGCGAGCGAACTTCCCGCAGTAGCCGCACTTGAAGTCGGCGTACTCGATGAGCACCACGGGCGCGTCGGCGCGGCCCTGCGCGAGCGGGTCCTTGGCGTCGCGCCGGGCGAGCTTCACGAGCTTGTCGGTCAGCTCGTCGTTGGCCTCGGTGGTGTCCGCCTGCTGCTGGTCGGCCACGTCGGTACGGGCCTCGGGCCTGGTCGCGGTGTACGAGACGGTGCCGAGGAGGATCGCGGCCACGGCGACGGATGCGGCGATCGCGGCGGTGCGGCGCTGCTTGGCGCGGATGGAGGTGTTCTTGGGCATGACGAAGTCGTCCTTGCGTGCGTGAGGAATGCGTGATGACGGGTGGGGCGGGGCGTCATCTACACGCGCAGGACGGACAGTTCGACCGGTGAGGGCGGATCGTTGGGCGGCGGCGGGCCGCGACCCGCCGGGGTCGGCGGCACGATGCCCGTGAGCGGCGCGGCGGCGCCGTGCCCGTGGGCGTACGCGAGCGGGGCGAGGAGTTCGTGGGCGCTCGTGCCGCGCGTGGGCACGCCCTGGCGACTGTCGGGGGCGTGCTGTCCCTGCGGGTCGCAGTCCGGTGTGCCGGGCGACGCCAGTTGCTGTACGGACGCGAGGGCCGGGGCCGGTTCGACGGGCGCGCCGCCGAAGTCGCTGCCCCATGCCGTGCCCAGCACGGTGACCAGGAGGGTCACCAGCAGAGCGGGAACGGTGAGGCGGCGCATGCGGCAATTCTGCACCATGGGAGAAAGGGGACAGCGTTCACGTCCTGTTGACCGGTGGGTCGGCTCGGCCTCAGTTCGCCATGGTCTGCTTCCGGACAGGCTGCGGAAGAGCTTCGGGAGGAGCCGTCCATGGAACGCGTCGAACTGCGCACCGTCGAGGAATTGATGGCCGCCCTGCACGCCTGCCGGGGCGCCTGGGACGCCCCGGACCGCAGCGGCGACCCCGTCGATCTGCACGACCACGCGCTGCAGACGGCGGCGTTGCTGCGCCGCTCCCGGCCCAGCGACAAGGAGTTGCAGGTCGCGGGCCTCGTCCACGACCTCGGACATCTGCTGTGCCCGGGCGACGACGCGGGACACGCGGACCGGGCGGCGGACGCGGTGCGCGGCCTCCTTGGCGAGCGGGTGGCACAGCTCGTACGGCTGCACGTGCCGGCGAAGCGGTATCTGGCGACGACCGAGCCGGGGCGCGGCCTGTCCCCGCAGAGCGCGCTGACGCTGGGCGTTCAGGGCGGGCCGATGACGCCCCGGGAGGTGGCGGCGTTCGAGGCGGACCCGCATGCCGAGGACGCGGTGACGGTGCGGCAGGCGGACGACGCGGGCAAGGTGGTGGGCCTCGACGCGGGGGTCATGGAGGACTGGCGCCCGGTGCTCGAACTCGTGGCGGCCACCCACGCCTCGTACGTCCGCTAGGTCGGCGGCCTCCACAAACGACCCACGAAGCGTGCACAACTGACACATCGTCATACACCGTGCGCCCGTGAGACCGTACGCGCATGGCTGCGTCCCCGATGGCTCCCACGGATCACCCGCGCGTGCTCGACGGCAGGGCGGCCGTCGTGACCGGTGCCTCGCGCGGCATCGGCCGCGCGATCGCGGAGGAACTCGCAGACTCCGGCGCCCTGTTGTGCGTGACGGCGCGGGATCCGCACGGGGTACGCGAGGCCGTCGCGGCGCTGCGGGCGCGGGGCGCGGAGGCGGTGGGTGTGCCCGGGTCCGTGGCCGATCCGGCGCATCTGTGGGAGGTGACGGAGCGGACGATGGCCGAGTTCGGGCGGGTCGACATCGTCGTGAACAACGCCGCGACCAACCAGCCGTACGGCCCGCTCATGGACGCCGACCCGGACGTCTGGCGCACGGCCTTCACGATGAACGTGGAGGCGCCGCTGCGTCTGGTGCAGTGCGCGTGGCGGGCGTGGATGAGCGAGCACGGCGGCGCCGTCGTCAATGTGTGCACGGAGGGCGCGGGCCATGTCGGCCCGAACGTCGGCGCGTACGGCACCAGCAAGGCGGCGCTGCTGCACCTGACCGCTCAACTGGCGGGCGAGATGGGCCCGTTGGTGCGCGTGAACTCCGTCTCCCCCGGCCTGGTCCGCACCGAGATGGCCCGCTTCGTGTGGGAGCGGGCCGAGGAGTCGGTGGCGGCGGGCCTTCCGGCCGGGCGGATCGGGGAGCCGGAGGACGTGGCGCGCGCAGTGCGCTGGCTGGCCTCGGACGAGGCGTCCTGGATCACCGGGGCGGAGCTGCTCGTGGACGGCGGTACGCGGGTGCGCGCCGCCTCAGCGGGCGGCGCGTCGAACGACGCCGTCCACAAGCAGCTCCGTCACCACTTGCCGGGCTCGTAGTCCTTCAGGAAGACGCCGTACACGTCGTCGCCGGCCTCGCCGCGGACGACGGGGTCGTAGACG
Protein-coding sequences here:
- a CDS encoding sugar ABC transporter substrate-binding protein, giving the protein MTGTTMDSKGTTRGNSAARARSSRARSSRRRGLGAVALLGCAALALAACGSTKDTASGAGGGGGAGDGKGKVGVILPLLTSPFWQSYNDYVPKMAKSEGVDALKTVNSNSDPSQQITDINNQLNQGVKGLVVAPLDSAAIGAGLDQAERKGVPVVAVDVAPDKGKVAMVVRANNVAYGKKACEYLGDHVKSGKVVQIMGDLASVNGRERSKAFRDCVKDKYPKLKVLEIPAKWESDTAASKLDTLLNANPDIKGIYMQAGGVYLAPTLQTLKSKGMLEKAGSAKHITIVSNDGIPQEFAAIRKGQIDATVSQPADTYAKYGMYYIKAAMQGKKFKPGPTDHGSKIVKLPSGTLEDQLPAPLVTKKNVDDSELWGNTVK
- a CDS encoding FadR/GntR family transcriptional regulator, yielding MQKATVTQRAIDQLKAMIGSGELQPGQRLPTERDLAVQLGISRSSMREAIRALTVLGALEARHGSGIYVTQLEAGDLLETFGVVADLSRGPRLVELLEVRRILESTATALAAARITRAQLAEVEDHLAAMEATDDPEEILSHDLAFHRTIAAAAGNDTMAAILEGLSSRTFRARVWRGYEQEGAFERTRREHARILRALTARDPEAARAAAAAHVGEVEEWLRGQLG
- a CDS encoding TetR/AcrR family transcriptional regulator: MPEGRIPVERRRRKLTRSGVLLSEDVIVDCALRLVGQHGGDALSVRRIGAALGCDPSALYRYFHSTDDLLLAVSDRLIGEAMDGFHPERMAWRDGLREFGLRIHRGYRAHPRVAALAAYRVTRRPHEFRAVDAGIGLLKRAGFGDEDAVRHYSAFVDTVLGHAALDAAYLALPAERREADDRAWTGEYANLSAETHPQLGAAREHLPLMAGSSFEVALELLLTALEVAASE
- a CDS encoding APC family permease, producing the protein MRSEPPGLRRSLGLVDGIAIAASSTAATTSIGIGMGSLAATVGLHAPAVLLVAFVPILGIAVAYARLNRQEPNMGSGYVWVGRSLGPWLGFLTGWVTLVGTLIFMAYTSAVTGSVFLQFANKAHLHTVLGIDLDPNSTALSTVVGLLVLTAVTVTAVTGVRKATRLQAWLLVFEYVVLLGFCGWSLVTGEHAFQWSWFNPFDIHGGTAFAQGLVLAVFFFWGWDAAFTVTEETKDVRDAGRGGLIALFAMLALFLYGSVAFQREMSLPELVEQGPQALTYLGAKLADEPVASLPLLALLFSAVASLQASVIPTARGLLAMGRDRTMGQVWTRVSPRYGSPAAGTVVVMSIAAAVALLALAIPKLNEMILAAVNSIGLTVALYYGLTALACSVRFRSLLRTAPREAVRAVLVPGLSALALLGIGAYLAYSYATMSDHFELSPDNGWFMLAVPAAIVVSGLVMAAVAKYGRRSPYFRTGRGTDADAVELAGPTAN
- a CDS encoding amidohydrolase, with protein sequence MSTPADLVFTGGPVHTGSPARSRATTVAVRGERIVAVGHDEVRELIGPRTEVVDLAGKLLIPGFQDAHAHPVGAGMEMGQCDLSGSTTLAAYRERIAAYASAHPDAEWITGGGWAMEAFPGGLPTAAELDALVPDRPVYLVNRDHHGAWVNSRALRAAGIDARTPDPSDGRIERDPDGTPTGMLQEGAANLVGRLLPPVTREEKIAGLLRAQEHLHSLGVTAWQDAILGDHANLTDPTDAYLACADDGRLTARVVGALWWDRARGTEQIGELLTRREAGTRGRLRSTTVKIMQDGVAENGTAALLGPYLDGCGCRSDNSGISFVPPEALKKYVTELDAHGFQVHFHALGDRAVREALDAVEAARGANGWTDTRPHLAHLQVVHPDDIGRFRELGATANMQALWAAHEPQMDELTIPFLGAERSAWQYPFAALLGAGATLAAGSDWPVSSPDPLQGIHVAVNRVLADAPAGTPVFLPEQRIGLGDALAAYTSGSAYVNHLDADTGVIAGGCLADLVVLDRDPFAGPATEIGATRVEQTFVGGQRVFAS
- a CDS encoding cytochrome c biogenesis CcdA family protein → MSDIGYFAAFLGGLLALLSPCSALLLPAFFAYSIDSPTRLVARTGVFYLGLATTLVPLGAAGSYAGRFFYGNRDLLVSIGGWLIIALGVLQIAGRGFASRRMSELSGRIRPTNAVSVYALGAVYGLAGFCAGPILGSVLTVAALGGHPVYGGALLAVYALGMAVPLFLLALLWERFDLGGKRWLRGRPVRIGRFETHSTSLASGLFFLALGTLFLVFDGTTALPGLLDVDNSFAAEQWARGMGDRVPDLLVLVAVVVLVGAFFLVRTLRGRAANVPVESD
- a CDS encoding DsbA family protein encodes the protein MPKNTSIRAKQRRTAAIAASVAVAAILLGTVSYTATRPEARTDVADQQQADTTEANDELTDKLVKLARRDAKDPLAQGRADAPVVLIEYADFKCGYCGKFARDTEPDLVKKYVDDGTLRIEWRNFPIFGADSQSAARAAWAAGQQGRFWQFHKAAYADGAKDKGFGADRLDALAREAGVKDLDRFRTDRAGKAAQAAVKQDSDEAYALGATSTPSFLINGQPIAGAQPEAAFEQAIEAAKDRSAKEQSAKSGGGK
- a CDS encoding HD domain-containing protein; this translates as MERVELRTVEELMAALHACRGAWDAPDRSGDPVDLHDHALQTAALLRRSRPSDKELQVAGLVHDLGHLLCPGDDAGHADRAADAVRGLLGERVAQLVRLHVPAKRYLATTEPGRGLSPQSALTLGVQGGPMTPREVAAFEADPHAEDAVTVRQADDAGKVVGLDAGVMEDWRPVLELVAATHASYVR
- a CDS encoding SDR family oxidoreductase — encoded protein: MAASPMAPTDHPRVLDGRAAVVTGASRGIGRAIAEELADSGALLCVTARDPHGVREAVAALRARGAEAVGVPGSVADPAHLWEVTERTMAEFGRVDIVVNNAATNQPYGPLMDADPDVWRTAFTMNVEAPLRLVQCAWRAWMSEHGGAVVNVCTEGAGHVGPNVGAYGTSKAALLHLTAQLAGEMGPLVRVNSVSPGLVRTEMARFVWERAEESVAAGLPAGRIGEPEDVARAVRWLASDEASWITGAELLVDGGTRVRAASAGGASNDAVHKQLRHHLPGS